Below is a genomic region from Flavobacterium ginsengisoli.
TGTTCTTGCTATGCAAAAAGTATCCGCTGGTTTAGGGAGTTTGGCAGTAGCAACTAATCCTGTTTTTATTGTTTTGATTTCGGCAGTTTGGTTATCTCATAAAATCGATTTTAAAAATATTATTAGCTTATTGCTTTGTCTTACGGGTGTTTTTTTTGCGGCCTATCCTTTATTACAAAGCGGCTTTGCAACTCCCAGCGGAATACTGATTCTTCTAGTTAGTATGATTGCATATTCATTAGGAACAATTTATTATTCTAGGCAAGAATGGAATGATTTGCATATTTTAACCATAAATGGCTGGCAAACCATAATTGGAGCTGTATTTCTTTTTCCTGTCTTGGTTTTAACTTATAAATCAGATCAAAATAATTTAGATTTAAATTTCTGGCTTTCCACTTTTTGGCTGGCAATTGCAGTTTCTATTGGAGCCATTCAGCTTTGGCTTTATCTCTTAAAAATAAATCCGATAAAAGCTTCGTATTGGCTTTTCTTGTGTCCAATATTCGGTTTTTTAATCGCTTACTTAGTTGTCGAGGAACCATTGACTTTTTATACTTTTCTTGGTGTTGTTTTCGTAATATTAGGATTGTATATTAGCCTTTCTTCAAAAAAAATAAAAGAAAAATGACAAGATGAAATGTTTGAAAATCAAAACATTAAAAAAGTTTTAAGTGTAGAAATAGTATACAAAAATTTACTATTAGTATACTTTATATTCATATTTTTCTTGCAATATGCTTGTTTTTATCGAGCATATTTATAGTTTTGCATGATATTTTAACCCCAAACCTACTTTACTTACTGATGAGAAAAAACACTCACTTTTTTGTATTTGCCCTATTGGCAAGTATTATTTTTGGCTGTAGTGACGATGGCGAAAACTACAAACCAAGTTACCTGCCAAGCATAGATGCTACAGCTTTACCCGCAGAAAATAAACCAATGACTATGTTTGAAGATAACGAAGACCCTTCAATCATGTACAATAAAGCAGATCGCTGGTTTAGAGTAAACGAACCTTTTCAAGTTATTTTGAAAGGAAAAGATTCTGTACAAGTTTCACTTTATTCTCCAGTTGGACTGACAGATGTTAAGGTGTACGCAAAATTGGCGAATTACGATAAGAAGTTTTTGCTT
It encodes:
- a CDS encoding DMT family transporter is translated as MIKEKVSPILGKFKELKIIFIGIIFSFLWASASTATKIGLHSAQPFVISIFRFLIAGCIMLLISHLIMAKRLPQRKEWIQISIYGLLNITFYLGLYVLAMQKVSAGLGSLAVATNPVFIVLISAVWLSHKIDFKNIISLLLCLTGVFFAAYPLLQSGFATPSGILILLVSMIAYSLGTIYYSRQEWNDLHILTINGWQTIIGAVFLFPVLVLTYKSDQNNLDLNFWLSTFWLAIAVSIGAIQLWLYLLKINPIKASYWLFLCPIFGFLIAYLVVEEPLTFYTFLGVVFVILGLYISLSSKKIKEK